Part of the Olsenella profusa DSM 13989 genome, GACCTGAGACTCTCGCGCAGCTCGCGTCGAGCGGCTGCAGCCGCATATCCCATCCATATGTCAGTCATGCCCATCTCCTACTCCGCCGAGCCCAGCTCGACCGTCGCATGCGATTGGATAGAGGGCTCGTCGGCCGCAGCCGTCCCCTCCACGGGCTCAGGTGCCCGTGCGTCCCCAGACGTGGCACTCGCATCCGGCAGCACGGCATCATCGGCAGGAAGAACGAACTTGAGCGTGCCTGCAGCACTGGCGGCAAGCAGGGCGTCCACATCGTCCGAGGGGGCAGCGACGGTCAGCTGTGCCTGCGCGGCGGAAGCCGCAAGGCCACTTGCGGAGGGGCCACTCGGCACGCTCAACACCACCACCCCCTCGGCCAGGAGCCGTGCGCTCTCCTTGTCCACCTGATAGGCCCTAAGGTGTGTGCCAACGGGCACGCCACGCTGTATGCCCAGCTTGTCGGTTATGGGAAGCGTTATGGCAACCATGCCAGAGGGGACCTGTGCCATGGCCTCGTCCGTACGGAAGCTCGAGTCCGCAACGACGGCGTTCTTGGGAATGGGGCTTGTGACCTCGTGTCCCAGCACGGCATCCAGACTCGTGCAGGCACCCTCGGGAACAAGGTCGGCTATCCAGTCGCGCATGCCCACATCGGACGCCTCCACGACGTCTCCGGGCTCTAACGCCGCAGTGGCAACCACCACGCTCGCCACATCCCCGCCGTAACGCGCCACGGCGTCGTTATGCTCCTGAAGTGCCGCAGCGCGAATCGTGTCCGCATAGCCAACGGCCAGCATCGCCACAAGCACCGCACAGGCACTGGCGAAGACGATCCGAAACCTGAGTGACATGCCCATCCCCCCCGTCATCCCCTGACCACGGTGCGACTCCCCTGCGTGGGAACATTCTCGTAGGCAGGGGGCCTTGTCAGGAGAGGTTTCTCGGACTTGCTGGCAGCCGTGTCACGCATATCTGCACACGTCTGCGACAAACGAGAGGAAGACCAGGCAGGAACCCCTACCCAGAGATGTAGGCCACAAAAAACGCCAGGCGCACCTACCGGTGGCGTCTCCATCGGGCAAGGTGACGATATGGGACGCCTCCAGGGCAGCGCGCCCCATGCATCGGGGCAAACGATCCCGCACGTTCCGTCGCGGCGTGAGTCACATCGCTAGGACGCACCACCGCCGCCGAAGCCATCCTCACCACCGCTGGAGAACCCACCGCCCCCGCCGGCGTTGGACTCGAATTCGAGGGCGCCTCGTCCGTGATGTCGTGCGCATGGCCTGCCGTGTCATCGGACGCCTGTACCGGCGACGTCGAGCTGCCATCCGTGCCGCACCAGACATAGATGGCCATGAGCAAAGGCCTGTTCCAGAGCATGACGTCCTGGGGCGCGGCCTCGCGCAGGCGCGCTCCATTCCCTTGTAGCCGACCAGCGAGACGTGCAGGCCGGCGGGCTCGAATATGGCCTTCGGCCTCTCGACGGCGTGGTACCGGATCATGAACTCACTCTTGAATTCTCTCGAGTAGGTGATCCGGAGCGGCTCGACCCGCTCCACGGCGTCGAGTGAGGAGAGGTGTTCCATCTCCTCGTCGGTGAACCGTCCTTTGTGCACTTGCGGGCCCTTTCGTTCTCGGGCTCGCCGCCAGGTTTCATTCGGAAACCGGTTCCGGTGTCCATTCTATAGGGTCCACATCAGTTGGCGTCCGTATGGCTGAGGGTGCGGCGCGCCCCCTCACGGGATGGTAGATCTTGACCTTTGCAGGAGCCTGCGTCATTCGTGACGGCAAAGACGCCACCCCGTCCGTTTGAGGCGGAGCTGACGGTAGGGAAGGGCACGCCGCGACCGTTCTCCCCGACGCTCGCGACATTGGCGGCCGTCCGTATCGTGCGGCCATCGGATGTCTCGCCCGTGGGGATGTCCCAGCAGGTGCCATTGGCGTCGCCCTTGAAATCGAACGTGCGCGTATGGACTCCCCTTCGCGAGATGGGGTTTCCTGCAAAGCGCGTGTCCCACAGCAAAGGGCAGGGGGGGGTGGGCCCGGCGAACCGGACGGGACGCTCACCCATGGGTGGATGGGCCGGCCGTCACGTCGGGATCGAGCGCCATCCTGGATGCCCGCATCTCCCGTGCCAGCGACAGGTACGCATCGAGGCGTGCCCAAGGGAACGCGCCCGCCTCGAGGCACGCCCGCACCTCGCAGCCAGGCTCATGCGTGTGCGTGCAGTCACGGAAGCGGCATCCCTGCGCAGCGGAGGCGATCTCAGGGAACACCCTCAGGAGACCCTGCTCGTGCCCCACGATGGGCAGACTCCTGAGCCCCGGCTCGTCGATGACGATCCCCGCCCCCGGCATGGAGACCATGCGCCGCGCCACCGTCGTGTGACGTCCCGTGTCATCGCGCTCGCGGATGCCCCGCGTCTCAAGCACGTTCGTCCCGAGCAGGGTGTTGAGCAGGGTCGACTTGCCTACACCGGACTCCCCCAGCACGATAGCCACGGTGCCTGCCGGTATGAGCGAGCGCACCCCTCGCTCGCCCCAGAGGGCATGACGCTCACGAGCGGCCTGCGCGAGAGGCCCGTTGTCCATCCTCCCATGCCCCGACCCGGCGCATGTCACCGCGATGGGGACATCATCGCCCAGGACCTCGTGGATGCGTGCGAGATCGGCCGCAAGCACCTTGGGCGTCGTGCGATCGGCCTTCGTGAGCACCAGGGCAACACGCGCACCGCAGTCGACGGCAACCACCGTCGAGCGTACCATGCGGTCGCACGAGACGGGCTCCGCGCCAAGGGCCTGCACGACCAGCACCTCGTCCACGTTGGCCGCAAGCGTCTGCCTGCGGACACGCGAGCCACCCCTCCAACGGGCGATGTCGCTCTCACGCGGCAGCACGAACTCGATGACGCCCATGTCATGATGCTCGGGGCGACGCAACGCGACCCAGTCGCCCACGGCGGCCGAGGGCTCCCGCACGACCCCAAAGCGAGACGAGAACTCGGCGCGACAGAGCCCCGAGGCCGCCATGAGGGCGGGGAAGGAGCGATCGAGCCGCACCACGCAGGCAGGCTCCACCTCACGGGCATCGGCCCCCTCGCCACGTAGGACGTCCACGTCGTCCTCGTAGGCCTCGCGCTGCGCGTCGCTCATCGCAAGCTCGTCAAACGCCGGCAGCTCCGTGAGCGAGGAAAGTGCCGGCAGAGCCTCGACCGAGGCCCCACCGGCACGCCTGGAACGCCTCTTGCTGCGTGGACGCCTGGCCACCAGCGTCCCCACCTACTTCTTGCCCTTGTCGATGGCGCGCATGACGGCCTTCTCCGCCTCGACGATGGGGATGATGAGGATGGACAGGCCCATGGAGATGAGGTAGTGGGCGACATCAAGCTCGGCGAAGTCGAACGCCTGGGCGAGCGGCGTCTCGATCACCAGGAAGGTGAGCAGCAGGGCGACACCCAGCGATGCCCACAGCCACTTGTTCTGGCCCTTGAGCGTGAAGATGGAGCCACGCTGGCTGCGCATGTTGAGCGCGTGGAACATCTCGACCATGGAGAGCGTGAGGAATGCCATGGTCATGCCCACGAGGCCCGCCTGGTCACTGGCAATCGCGTCGGCAAGCGAGACGCCTGCGGTCGAGATGCCGATGAAGTAGGCGGCCAACGTGAGCAGGGCGATGACGACGCCCTGAAAGATGGTGTCCGCACCCATGCCACCGGCGAAGATGCCGTCCTTGGCGTCGCGCGGCCTGCGGCGCATGATGTCAGCCTCGGCGCCCTCCGTTGCCATGGCGAGCGCGGGCAGCGAGTCTGTGATGAGGTTGATCCACAGCAGGTGCGTGGGCTCCAGGATCGTGAAGCCGACGAGTGACGCCACGAACACCGAGATGACCTCGGCCAGGTTGCTGGAGAGCAGGAACTGGATGCACTTGCGGATGTTGTCGTAGATGCGCCGGCCCTCTTCGACGGCACCGATGATGGTGGCGAAGTTGTCGTCGGCCAGCACCATGTCGGCCACGTTTTTGGTGACGTCGGTGCCCGTGATGCCCATGCCGATGCCGATGTCCGCGCGCTTGATGGAGGGGGCATCGTTCACGCCGTCGCCGGTCATGCCGACGACCTTGCCCTCACGCTTCCAGGCGTCGACTATGCGAGTCTTGTGCTCGGGCTGCACGCGGGCATAGACGCCAAAGTCCCTGATTCGGGCGGCAAGCTCGTCGTCTGACAGGCGGTCGAGCTCGGCGCCCATGATGGCCTGTGAGCGATCCCTCACGATGCCGAGCTCCTTGGCGATGGCCACGGCGGTGTCAATGTGGTCGCCGGTGATCATGACCACGTGGATGCCTGCGGAGTGGGCCTCGTCTATGGCGGCCTTCACCTCGGGACGGACGGGGTCGATCATGCCGGAGAGGCCCACAAAGGTGAGGTCGTGCTCAAGGTAGTCGGGCTCAAAGCCCTTGGGCCTCTCGTCACCCCAGTCGCGGCGGGCCGCGGCCATCACGCGCAGGGCCCTGTCGGCCATGGCCTTGTTGGCCTCCATGACCTGCGAGCGCAGCTCATCGGTCATGGGCACGATGCCATCCTGCGAGAGGTACTTGGTGCAGCGGGAGAGCACCACGTCGGGGCCGCCCTTGGTATGCTGCATGTAGCCGTCCTTGCCGCGGACGACCACGGACATCATCTTGCGGCCGGAGTCAAACGGCGCCTCGCCCACGCGCGGGCGGCTCTGGGCCAGATGCGCCGTGCTGAAGCCCAGCTTGGCGGCATCGGCCACAAGCGCGGCCTCGGTCGGCTCGCCCACCGCGGCATCCGCGGTGTCGTCCCACCTGGCGTCGGAGGCCAGGGCCATGGTGCGCACCTGGCTCGTGAGGTTCTCGGTAAAGTGGTCGACGACGGTCATCTTGTTCTGCGTGAGCGTACCCGTCTTGTCCGAGCAGATGATCTGCGTGCAGCCCAGGGTCTCCACAGCGGAGAGCCTGCGAATGATGGCGTGGCGCTCACTCATCTTGGTGACGCCCATGGAGAGCACGATGGTGACGACGGCCACCAGGCCCTCGGGGATGGCGGCCACGGCAAGCGCCACGGCGACCATGAAGGTATTGAGCACGAGATCGAGGTTGGTGATGAAGCCAGACCCATACCTGAAGAAGCCTGTGAGGAACACGATGGCGCAGATGGTGACGACGAGGATGGTGAGGATGTGGGAGAGCTCGTTGAGCCTCGCCTGCAGCGGGGTCTCCTCGTCCTGTGCCTCGGCGATGGCGCCGGCGATCTTGCCCATCTCGGTCTGCATGCCCGTCGCCACGATCACGGCACGGCCACGGCCAAAGACCACGGTGGAGCCCATGTAGCACATGTTCTTGCGGTCGCCGAGGGGAATGTCGTCCGCGCCCTCCTCGAGGGTGATGACGTCAGCGTGCTTGGTGACGGGAACGGACTCGCCGGTAAGCGCCGCCTCCTCGACCTTCATGGACGCGCTCTCGAGGACGCGGCAGTCGGCCGGCACGGAGTCGCCAGCCTCGAGGATCACGATGTCGCCAGGAACGAGGTCCTGGGAGTGAACCTCGACCTGCTTGCCGCCGCGAATGACCTTGGAGGTTGCCGCCGCCATCTCCTGCAGGGCCGCCAGGGCCTCCTCGGACTTGGCCTCCTGCACGACGCCCAGCACCGAGTTGAGGATGACGACGAACAGGATGATGATCACGTCGGCGAAGTCCGCCTCGCCCTGCGCCACGCTCGTTGCCGCCGAGATGACCGCAGCCACGATGAGCATGATGACCATGGGATCGCCCATCTGCTGGAAGAAGCGGATCCAGAGCGGGGTCTTCTCGGCCTCCTTGAGCCTGTTGGGGCCGTTCTGCCTGAGTAGTTCCTCGGCGACACCGGCACCAAGGCCCTGCTTGGCATCGGTTGCGCACTCCTCGAGCACGTCCGACGCGCTTACCAGATACTCTCTCACGCTATGTCCCTCCTGGGTCTCGGACGGCCCCCTGCCGTCCTCTCTTCGCACCTGGCAGATTGATGCCCGATCATAATTCCCCAGGAGGGGCAAGGGCTCACCAAGGCTGCCGTGCCAGGCACCTTGTCCGCTACATAGTATCGCAAGGGCTCTGTGGGCCGAAGCTTTGTGGGTACAAGCTCCTCCGCGCCTGCATCACCGACTCGCACGCATTTCTCCGTCCACCTCTTGCGAGTCGTATGCACCTTTTTGGTCGTTTCTGGACAAGGGAGAGATCACACAATCCGTGTACCTGCACAAACACAAAACGGTGGCGCACAAAAAATGCGAACGACTCAAAGCGGCCGTCACCAAGATTGCATACGACTCGATTGCCTCCTCGGGGCTATCCCTCGTCCCAGAACTCGTCCGTGAGGATCTTGAAGCAGACCTTCCTGATGGCGACAGGCTCCGTCGTGGCACAGATGACGTTGGGCATATGCGGCTCGTGAGCCACGAAGATGGCAAAGTGGCGCTTCTCGAGCGTGCCCTCGATCTCATCGCCGTTGTCGGGAGCAGCCTTCACATACTGTTTGTCGGATGTCTCGTCGTACTCCCCGAGCGGCTCGGTGGGGCCGGACGTCACGAAAAAACGCTCGGCACCCTCGATGTCCACCTGCAAGTCCATATATCGACGGTGCACCTCGTAGCGCGCAGTGCCATACGTACGCGTCTTGGCATCCTGCACGAGAGCGAACACCTTGTCCCCCAGGATCTCGTGCGGGCCCGTCTCGAGCTTCCGGCACTCGTGCTCGCCCAGCCAGTCGATGAGAACGTCCAGGCCCTTGTATAGGCCCCGGTACCGTTCGATGACGCCCATGCCATCGTAGATCATGTCAATCCCCTCTCACGATGTGTGGCTGTTGGCTTCCTCGTGTGCCCCCACGTCACCCGACGTGGGGTTGTATGTGCTCTCACCGCGCCTCTCGCCCATGACGTCAGCCTCGGAGAGCGTCACCCACTTCACACCCCTACGGGTCTCATAGGCATAGGCGAGGTGAATCATCCCGTCGGCGGCCTGGATGACGCAGGGGTACTCGTACTGCAGGTTGTTGGCCTTGTTCTCGTCGCCCACGTAGCCCTGGCCGCGCTCGATGTGACGGATGAGCGGGAAGGTCCTGCCGCCATCCTCGGAAAGCGCAATGGAGACGGGACAGCGCAGTCCCGGCCAGGCGCCCTTCTGGCCATAGGCCTGGGGTGCACTGGAGTGATTGTGCGCCACGGCGATACGACCGCTCGTGAGTTTGATGGCGCAGATGCCCGAGTTGTTGTTGGGGAGCACCGTGGGCTCGGGAACGATCCAGGTGTCGCCGTAGTCGAAGGACTCGCTGCGATAGATCCAGTCGGCCTGCCGCGAGCGCATGAAGGCGACGAGGTGGCCCGCATCGAGCTCTACGACCGTGGGGTGCACACGCCCCGCGGAGCTGGGCACCATCACCTGACGCCAGCTGGCACCCTCGTCATCCGAGATCTGGAAGGCAGAGGGGTCGCCGGCCAGCGCCGCAGCGGAGTCCGTGCACAGCCAGTTGCCGTAGATCCAACGGCCGTTGGAGAGAACCTGGATGGCCTGGCGGTTGAAGGTGCCCGGCTCGGCGAAGACGACCTCGGGCTCCGACCACGTCCGACCATCGTCGGTCGAGATCTGCCGCTTCACCTGAGCCGTGTACTGCATGTTGTCCTTACCCGGCTGACGGCCCAGCTGGGAGGTGTACATGCACCAGATCTCGCCGTTCGGCGCCAGGAACAGCGAGGGGTTCTGGTCCGAGCGATCGTCGTCATGGCTGACGTAGGTGGGCTCGCTCCAGCGATCGGAGCCCTTCTCCAGACGGGAGATCACGATGTTGATGTCGATGTCGCCCTCGTAGGTGCCGGCGAACCAGCAGCACAGGATGGTGCCTGTAGGCGTCTCCAGAAGCCCAGGGCCATGAGCCGTGGTCCAGGGGCCGGGGCTGACGAACGCCTCGGTCAGCCTCATCTCGGAGTCGTAGTACACCTGGCCATCGGGAGTCAGCCTTTCGAGCGTCTTGATTGCCATAGTGCCTCCTTCTGAAAGGACGGGGAGGGCTGGGCAGGTACGGCCCTCCTGGGCGGACGGTCGGGAGTCACGCTCCCCCTCCCCGCCTACGCAGGGAAGACGAGCAGGGCCCCGGCCGTCAGGAAGACCAAGCGCACAAAGTACTGCGGAATCGTGAACTTCCAGAACTCAGGCATGGTGTACTTGCCCATGCCATAGGCCATGGCGGGCAGGCCATCGATGGGCATGTAATGGCCACACCAGGCCGAGAGCGTGACGGCAACGGCAGCGGCCATGGGATTGATGCCCAGGCCCTGACAAACCGAGATGGCCAGGGGGGCAAAGATCATGACCATACCCACCTGCGAGCCCGTAAAGCAGGCGAACGTGGAACAGATGAGGGCAAAGACGAACACGATCACAAAGGCAGGCACGCCCGTGCCCAGAGCATCGGCCACGACATTGCCGACGAGGGTGGAGAGACCCGTGTCCGCAAGGCAGTTTGCCACGGGGATGACGCCCGCGGTCATGAGAATGATGGGTGAGAACAGGTTGTCACGGAACTCCCCGAAGTCGACGACCTTGGCGATGACCATCGCGAAGGCACAGATACCTGGAATGATGTAGGAGAGGACTCCGATGACGTTGACGAGCATCATGGAGACGATGGCGACGATGAACGCGAGGGTGGTGATGGTCTCCTGGGCCCTGCTCAACGTAGAGCCGCCCTCCTCAAGGGCCTCCCTGTTCTCGATCGTGGGCTCGGCCACGGGGTGAGAGGGCAGGAACCTATAGCCAATGATGGCCCAGAGCAAAAAGCCTATGGACAGGATGAAGGACACGATACCAAACTGCACCATGGACAGGCTGTTGGCGCTCAGGCCAGAGGCGCCCAGGACGGCAATGGCCACGCCGTACTGGAGGGCGACGTTGATGGGCACGAGCGGGTGATTGGATGCGATGCCCAACGGAAGCATGAGCTTCGAGCCCGGGAGCTTCTCGTTGTAGGGCATGGTCACGACGAGCGAGAAGATGAGCACATAGAACGCCGTCGAACCCATGCCGACCACCGAGGCACCGAGCATGACCACGATCAGCAGCAGCACATAGCTCTTGAACCCGCCCCTATTGACCAGTGCGGTCATGGCGTCCTTGACTTTGTTGATGATGGAGGTCTTCTGTATTGCCGCAAGGATCACCATGAAGAACGCCAACATCCATACCGTCGAGTTCGTGAAGCCGGCAAAGGAGTAGGCAATCGGGTCCTCACCCCCCAGGCCAAACACGACAATCAGGAGGCAAGCCGCGATGGGCGATAGGCCGAACGGAAGCACGTCGAACATGATCATGAGGATCATGGCGACGAGAACGACCAGCGCGAGGATCATTGCCGTAGTCATTCTGCTACTCCTTTCTCTTTACCTGCCGCCATCTTCGTGACAGCAGATCCCTACGCGGGACGCTCCCCGCGCTCTTCTCGAACCGAATTGGTTGTGGCAATAGTCGCGCGATGCCAGATGGCGCCGTGCGACCCGTGGCTATCTGCCTGTCTGCACTGCCCTCCCAGCGGCCATACGCAGTGCGTAGTCGATGGCGTTCATGAGCGAGAGCTCGCTCGCGGTCCCCGTGCTGACTAGGTCGAAGCCCGTGCCGTGGTCCACGGAGGTGCGGATGATGGGCAGGCCCAGGGTGACATTCACGCCCTCGACGGCCCGCCACCTCCCCTTGTCGCGGTCGTACACGAAGCCCAGGAGCTTGGTGGGGATGTGTCCCTGGTCGTGGTACATGCACACCGTGATGTCAAACCAGCCGCCGTTCATCTCGGAGAAGACGGTGTCGGGCGGGATGGGCCCGACGGCCTCGATACCCTTGGCCTTGGCCGCCTCGATGGCCGGGATGATCTCCTCGATCTCCTCGGTGCCGAAGAGGCCATGCTCCCCCGCATGGGGATTGAGGCCGGCGACGGCCACCTTGGGACCCTCGATGCCCAGGTCGCGGCAGGCGGCATCCGCCAGCTCGATGACCTCGAGCACGCGATCCCTCCTCACGCGGTCGCAGGCCTCGCGCAGACTCACGTGCGTGGACACGTGGATGACGCGGAAGTCATGGTGGGCGAGCATCATGGCGTAGCGCTTGGTGTGCGTGTAGGTGGCATAGATCTCGGTGTGGCCGTCAAAGCGCATGCCCTCGGGCGCAAGCGCCAGGTTCATGGCCTCCTTGTTGAGGGCGTTGGTCACCGTGGCGTCGATCTCGCCGTCCATGGCCAGCTCGATGACCTTCCTTACGCTCTGGAAGGCGGCCATGCCACCCTCGGCAGAGACCTCGCCCAGCTTGAAGCTAGCGACGTCCTTCACCAGGTCCAGGTGGTACACGTCGATGATGCCAGCCTCGAACTTCGCGTCGGCAACGCTCTCGACGGGCCTCACCTTGATCTCGGGATGCCCGACGAAGCCCTTGGCCTGCTCGATCATCTTTGCGTCGCCCACCACCAGGGGTCGGCAGCGCTCATAGAGCGCGGCATCCGCCAGCGCCTTCACGGTGAGCTCGGGACCGTTGCCCGCGGGGTCACCCATGGTGATGCCAACGATTGGTCTTGTGCCAGCCATTACTCGATGCCCCTCTGCTTGTCCTCGGCGAGTGCCGTGCGCAGGGCGGCAAGCCCCTCCTCGGAGAGCTGGTTGAACGGGGCGCGGCACCTGCCCACGGGGAAGCCCAGCTCTCTCACGGCAAACTTCACGACGGTGTTGGGGTTGCCGTACTTGAACACGCTGCGCAGGTTGGCCACGTTGTCCTGGCACTGCTGGGCGGCGTCGAGGTCGCCCTTCACGAAGTTCTCGTAGATGCCCACCATGTTCTTGGGATACACGTTGGCACAGCCGGCGATGGAGCCCTTCGCGCCCTCCTTGAGGGCCCTGAGGATGAGGGCGTCGTTACCGGAGAGCACGGCGAAGTCCTTGTTGCGGGTGAGGTCGATGTAGGCCTTGAGGTTGTCCCAGTCACCCGAGGAGTCCTTGGCGCCCACGATGTTGTCCACCTCGGAGAGCTTGGCCACGGTGGCGGGCTCGAGGGCGTTGCCGGTGCGCATGGGGATGTTGTAGAGCACGATCGGCAGGTCCACGGCAGCGGCCACGGCCTCGTAGTGGGCCTGAAGCTCGGCCTGGCTGGCCTTGGCGAAGCTCGGGGTGATGATGGAGAGCACGTCGGCGCCCAGGTCGGCAGCCATCTTGGACTGCTCGATGGTCTCCTTGGTGGAGACGCAGCCGGTGCCGGCGTACACGGGCACGCGGCCGGCGACCTGGTTGATCACCGTCGCGAGGACGAGCATCTTGTCCTCCTTGTCGAGGATGTAGCCCTCGCCGTTGGTGCCAAAGCAGAAGATGGCGTGGATGCCGGCCTCGATCTGGCGATCCACCTGGCAGCGCAGCTCCGCCGTGTTGACGGTCTCGTCCTCCCTGAACGGCGTGACGATGGGAACGATGATGCCCTTGATGCCTGCCATCTACCTCAGCAACCTCTCGTAGATCGCGCGTGCGTCCTCAGCGGTGACCTCACGCATGTTGTTCACGAGCAGCCGCTGCTGCTGCATGCCTGCCTCCACGAGGCCCTCGAGGTCCTCGGGCTTGACGCCAAACTCCTTGAGATCGGTGGGGATGTCCAGGTCGCGCACGATGTCACCGATCCGGTCGAGGAGGGCGCGGGACTTCTCCCCCTCTGTGGAGAGGACCTTGTCACCGTGGTGGGCGCGATCCCAGGCCTGCGCGAACTTGGTGCGGCAGGCGGGCTCGTTGAACTCCAGGACGGGCAGGAACATCATGGCGATGGAGACGCCGTGGGCCATGTGGTACTTGCCGCCCAGCGGATAGGCCAGGCCGTGCACGGCCGTGGTGCCCGAGGCCGTGATGGCGATGCCGCCGTAGAAGGCGCCAATCTGCATCCGGTTCTTCTCGACAATGGCGTCCTCGTCGTCGCAGGCCCTCATGATGTTGTTCATGATGATGTCAAGGCCCTCGAGCGCGAAGGTGTCGCTCATGGGGTTGGCCTTCTTGGACGTGAGGCACTCGATGCAGTGCGCCAGGGCGTCCACGCCTGTGGTGGCGGCGATCT contains:
- a CDS encoding SAF domain-containing protein, which codes for MSLRFRIVFASACAVLVAMLAVGYADTIRAAALQEHNDAVARYGGDVASVVVATAALEPGDVVEASDVGMRDWIADLVPEGACTSLDAVLGHEVTSPIPKNAVVADSSFRTDEAMAQVPSGMVAITLPITDKLGIQRGVPVGTHLRAYQVDKESARLLAEGVVVLSVPSGPSASGLAASAAQAQLTVAAPSDDVDALLAASAAGTLKFVLPADDAVLPDASATSGDARAPEPVEGTAAADEPSIQSHATVELGSAE
- the rsgA gene encoding ribosome small subunit-dependent GTPase A, with translation MARRPRSKRRSRRAGGASVEALPALSSLTELPAFDELAMSDAQREAYEDDVDVLRGEGADAREVEPACVVRLDRSFPALMAASGLCRAEFSSRFGVVREPSAAVGDWVALRRPEHHDMGVIEFVLPRESDIARWRGGSRVRRQTLAANVDEVLVVQALGAEPVSCDRMVRSTVVAVDCGARVALVLTKADRTTPKVLAADLARIHEVLGDDVPIAVTCAGSGHGRMDNGPLAQAARERHALWGERGVRSLIPAGTVAIVLGESGVGKSTLLNTLLGTNVLETRGIRERDDTGRHTTVARRMVSMPGAGIVIDEPGLRSLPIVGHEQGLLRVFPEIASAAQGCRFRDCTHTHEPGCEVRACLEAGAFPWARLDAYLSLAREMRASRMALDPDVTAGPSTHG
- a CDS encoding HTH domain-containing protein, producing MHKGRFTDEEMEHLSSLDAVERVEPLRITYSREFKSEFMIRYHAVERPKAIFEPAGLHVSLVGYKGMERACARPRPRTSCSGTGLCSWPSMSGAARMAARRRRYRRPMTRQAMRTTSRTRRPRIRVQRRRGRWVLQRW
- the pdxA gene encoding 4-hydroxythreonine-4-phosphate dehydrogenase PdxA; protein product: MAGTRPIVGITMGDPAGNGPELTVKALADAALYERCRPLVVGDAKMIEQAKGFVGHPEIKVRPVESVADAKFEAGIIDVYHLDLVKDVASFKLGEVSAEGGMAAFQSVRKVIELAMDGEIDATVTNALNKEAMNLALAPEGMRFDGHTEIYATYTHTKRYAMMLAHHDFRVIHVSTHVSLREACDRVRRDRVLEVIELADAACRDLGIEGPKVAVAGLNPHAGEHGLFGTEEIEEIIPAIEAAKAKGIEAVGPIPPDTVFSEMNGGWFDITVCMYHDQGHIPTKLLGFVYDRDKGRWRAVEGVNVTLGLPIIRTSVDHGTGFDLVSTGTASELSLMNAIDYALRMAAGRAVQTGR
- a CDS encoding SLC13 family permease; its protein translation is MTTAMILALVVLVAMILMIMFDVLPFGLSPIAACLLIVVFGLGGEDPIAYSFAGFTNSTVWMLAFFMVILAAIQKTSIINKVKDAMTALVNRGGFKSYVLLLIVVMLGASVVGMGSTAFYVLIFSLVVTMPYNEKLPGSKLMLPLGIASNHPLVPINVALQYGVAIAVLGASGLSANSLSMVQFGIVSFILSIGFLLWAIIGYRFLPSHPVAEPTIENREALEEGGSTLSRAQETITTLAFIVAIVSMMLVNVIGVLSYIIPGICAFAMVIAKVVDFGEFRDNLFSPIILMTAGVIPVANCLADTGLSTLVGNVVADALGTGVPAFVIVFVFALICSTFACFTGSQVGMVMIFAPLAISVCQGLGINPMAAAVAVTLSAWCGHYMPIDGLPAMAYGMGKYTMPEFWKFTIPQYFVRLVFLTAGALLVFPA
- a CDS encoding cation-translocating P-type ATPase, with amino-acid sequence MREYLVSASDVLEECATDAKQGLGAGVAEELLRQNGPNRLKEAEKTPLWIRFFQQMGDPMVIMLIVAAVISAATSVAQGEADFADVIIILFVVILNSVLGVVQEAKSEEALAALQEMAAATSKVIRGGKQVEVHSQDLVPGDIVILEAGDSVPADCRVLESASMKVEEAALTGESVPVTKHADVITLEEGADDIPLGDRKNMCYMGSTVVFGRGRAVIVATGMQTEMGKIAGAIAEAQDEETPLQARLNELSHILTILVVTICAIVFLTGFFRYGSGFITNLDLVLNTFMVAVALAVAAIPEGLVAVVTIVLSMGVTKMSERHAIIRRLSAVETLGCTQIICSDKTGTLTQNKMTVVDHFTENLTSQVRTMALASDARWDDTADAAVGEPTEAALVADAAKLGFSTAHLAQSRPRVGEAPFDSGRKMMSVVVRGKDGYMQHTKGGPDVVLSRCTKYLSQDGIVPMTDELRSQVMEANKAMADRALRVMAAARRDWGDERPKGFEPDYLEHDLTFVGLSGMIDPVRPEVKAAIDEAHSAGIHVVMITGDHIDTAVAIAKELGIVRDRSQAIMGAELDRLSDDELAARIRDFGVYARVQPEHKTRIVDAWKREGKVVGMTGDGVNDAPSIKRADIGIGMGITGTDVTKNVADMVLADDNFATIIGAVEEGRRIYDNIRKCIQFLLSSNLAEVISVFVASLVGFTILEPTHLLWINLITDSLPALAMATEGAEADIMRRRPRDAKDGIFAGGMGADTIFQGVVIALLTLAAYFIGISTAGVSLADAIASDQAGLVGMTMAFLTLSMVEMFHALNMRSQRGSIFTLKGQNKWLWASLGVALLLTFLVIETPLAQAFDFAELDVAHYLISMGLSILIIPIVEAEKAVMRAIDKGKK
- a CDS encoding YhcH/YjgK/YiaL family protein, which produces MIYDGMGVIERYRGLYKGLDVLIDWLGEHECRKLETGPHEILGDKVFALVQDAKTRTYGTARYEVHRRYMDLQVDIEGAERFFVTSGPTEPLGEYDETSDKQYVKAAPDNGDEIEGTLEKRHFAIFVAHEPHMPNVICATTEPVAIRKVCFKILTDEFWDEG
- a CDS encoding sialidase family protein, translated to MAIKTLERLTPDGQVYYDSEMRLTEAFVSPGPWTTAHGPGLLETPTGTILCCWFAGTYEGDIDINIVISRLEKGSDRWSEPTYVSHDDDRSDQNPSLFLAPNGEIWCMYTSQLGRQPGKDNMQYTAQVKRQISTDDGRTWSEPEVVFAEPGTFNRQAIQVLSNGRWIYGNWLCTDSAAALAGDPSAFQISDDEGASWRQVMVPSSAGRVHPTVVELDAGHLVAFMRSRQADWIYRSESFDYGDTWIVPEPTVLPNNNSGICAIKLTSGRIAVAHNHSSAPQAYGQKGAWPGLRCPVSIALSEDGGRTFPLIRHIERGQGYVGDENKANNLQYEYPCVIQAADGMIHLAYAYETRRGVKWVTLSEADVMGERRGESTYNPTSGDVGAHEEANSHTS
- the dapA gene encoding 4-hydroxy-tetrahydrodipicolinate synthase yields the protein MAGIKGIIVPIVTPFREDETVNTAELRCQVDRQIEAGIHAIFCFGTNGEGYILDKEDKMLVLATVINQVAGRVPVYAGTGCVSTKETIEQSKMAADLGADVLSIITPSFAKASQAELQAHYEAVAAAVDLPIVLYNIPMRTGNALEPATVAKLSEVDNIVGAKDSSGDWDNLKAYIDLTRNKDFAVLSGNDALILRALKEGAKGSIAGCANVYPKNMVGIYENFVKGDLDAAQQCQDNVANLRSVFKYGNPNTVVKFAVRELGFPVGRCRAPFNQLSEEGLAALRTALAEDKQRGIE